A window of the Hordeum vulgare subsp. vulgare chromosome 5H, MorexV3_pseudomolecules_assembly, whole genome shotgun sequence genome harbors these coding sequences:
- the LOC123395942 gene encoding chorion class B protein L11-like, with protein MASNPMSYPRCWALVAIVMAASWTCSSPASSVDAMVPPMTMAAASGGNVPVPAASGVPLGSLAAAPAATPATPAKGATASKKIPLPVPETLPGAEGLGFGGGYGGQTVPGGGLGGFNGDEGGFGGFGGCCGGFGYNGGLGYNNGPFFFNSAPASGNGLAPLLVACAAALFYV; from the coding sequence ATGGCAAGCAACCCCATGTCGTACCCACGGTGCTGGGCACTTGTCGCAATCGTCATGGCCGCGTCATGGACGTGCTCATCTCCGGCCAGCTCTGTGGACGCGATGGTGCCTCCGATGACCATGGCAGCGGCGAGCGGAGGCAACGTACCCGTCCCAGCTGCTTCAGGTGTGCCGTTGGGTTCACTGGCTGCCGCACCCGCTGCAACACCGGCGACGCCAGCTAAGGGCGCCACGGCGTCCAAGAAGATCCCGCTCCCGGTGCCCGAGACACTACCTGGCGCAGAAGGCCTCGGCTTCGGCGGTGGGTACGGCGGGCAGACGGTGCCGGGCGGCGGCCTCGGCGGTTTCAATGGAGACGAGGGCGGCTTTGGTGGCTTCGGCGGATGCTGCGGAGGCTTCGGGTACAACGGCGGTCTAGGGTACAACAACGGGCCGTTTTTCTTCAACTCGGCGCCTGCATCGGGAAATGGCTTGGCGCCTCTGCTGGTGGCTTGTGCTGCAGCCCTGTTTTACGTCTGA